CTCGGCTTCCATATCGAAATGGGTCTCGGGCAGATAAAGACCGTCGATGGTCTTCAGTTCTTCATTCATCATGAAGCCCTCGACATATTCATTATGCTGGATGCGCTGGATATAGGCGCGGGCGGTCGCCGCTGTCAGCCAGCCGCAATGACGGCCCATGACTTCGTGAATGACAAGCGTGCGTGGCGCTGCACTCTGTTCGTTGGAGACGTGGTCGAAGAAGCGGGCACCGACCTCTGCCGCCGTCCAGGCGCCGAGCGACTGGCGGATCGGCACGACATCATTGTCCACGGTTTTAGGCAGGCCGACGACGGTCAGGTCATAGCCATTGGCGCCGAGATAGGCGGCGAGATCAGCCGCCGTCGTATTGGTGTCGTCGCCACCGATCGTGTGCAAAATGGTGATGCCATCGGCGGCCAGGCGCTCGGCGGCCACCTGCAACGGGTTCTGGCCTTCCTTCACCAGCCCGCGCTTGACGCAATCAGCGACATTGGTGAGCTTGACGCGGCTATTGCCGATGGGCGAGCCGCCATAGCGATGCAGGACATGGGCCTGTTCACGCATATGCTGGTTGATCTCGATCTTGTAGTCCATCAACAGGCCGCGATAGCCGGACTTATAGGCGACGATCTCG
This region of Agrobacterium vitis genomic DNA includes:
- a CDS encoding pyrophosphate--fructose-6-phosphate 1-phosphotransferase, coding for MAKTKVALLTAGGLAPCLSSAVGGLIERYSDIAPDAEIVAYKSGYRGLLMDYKIEINQHMREQAHVLHRYGGSPIGNSRVKLTNVADCVKRGLVKEGQNPLQVAAERLAADGITILHTIGGDDTNTTAADLAAYLGANGYDLTVVGLPKTVDNDVVPIRQSLGAWTAAEVGARFFDHVSNEQSAAPRTLVIHEVMGRHCGWLTAATARAYIQRIQHNEYVEGFMMNEELKTIDGLYLPETHFDMEAEAERLKELMDRTGFVTLFVSEGACMDEIIADREKAGEEIKRDAFGHVKLDTINVGGWFQKHFAKLLDAERSMVQKSGYYARSAPANYEDLRLIQSMVDLAVESGLNGVSGVTGHDEDQGGKLRAIEFPRIKGGKAFDLSTPWFKDVMDHLGQKFRPAH